GGTACAAAATTGCAAAGCAGGTATATATTACACACTATGAAACGAAAGAGAATTGAAAGTCCTTAGAACTCTTGAGAAGCAGATCCAATATCACCCTTGCCTTTGCCAACCTTCTTCGGCAGAAGAGTCTGGTGGATGTTGGGTAAAACACCTCCGTTGGCAATGGTCACAGACCCCAATAGCTTGCTCAGCTCCTCGTCATTCCTCACAGCAAGCTGGATGTGCCTCGGCACAATACGGTTCTTCTTGTTGTCTCTTGCTGCGTTCCCAGCAAGCTCCAAAACCTGCTTATCCAAACATGACAGAATAATAGTCCCGTCAAAtttcaaaccaaaaataaaataattccatATGAAAAAGATGGAAATGAGATGACAGTCCGAAAAATTAAAACAGGAAGCTTGTCATTTTACAAATCTGATTCCACAGATGACATAAAATGAAAGAAGCCATATCAATATCAATGaccaacaaacaaaaagtaaatattttttctaaactgATCGAAATCTGATCCAATGAACAACCGTCGATGATAAAcctaattaatcaaaataaaaattcaattccTATGCCAGAATTACAAAATCCGATCACCAAGAAGCCCATCAAATCAGAACTATATAAATCAGAACCAAACCAAACAAAGCCCTTAGATATTGTGCGTAAGAAACCAACCACAcagttctaaaataaaaaaaccgcAATTTCGGTCCATCAttcaaaatcaaaccaaacttaAACCCAAATAAACAAACCTCAGCAGCGAGGTACTCGAGCACAGCCGAGAGGTAGACGGGAGCTCCGGCACCAACACGCTCGGCGTACTTGCCAGCCTTGAGAAATCTAGCGATCCTCCCCACCGGGAACTGAAGACCAGCCTTATGCGACCTGGACACAGACTTCGAGGCCTTCGGCTTGCCCCTACCTCCCTTTGTAGACGCACCACCACCAGCTCCCGTCGAACTCATCTCACCGGTGGATAATCGAAAACCGGACGAATTGGTAAAAGAGATATGCCActgaaaaccctaaccctagcgCCTTTGCGATTTCTTCTCTTTGTTGGTGGATGGCAGGAAAGGCTTGCTTGTAGAAATGGAGGTTGTGCTTATATAGGCGGTGAGAGTAAGAGCTTATTGGTGGAGAGTGCGTTCACGCGGATTGCAGACGTGGCGCccgctctttttttttaatcacttttacttttgtttttttcgttTTCGCGGCTTGTTTCGAATCAGTCAGTAGTGTTAAAACGACGTCGGTACTAGTCAAGTGATatccttggttttttttttcttttttggccatttttttatagatatcaAATATATTGatcattattattaaaaaaaattatttaacacttgaaggaattaaaaataaatgcaaaaaataataatttagtggGCAATAAAGGAGCTGTATGTAATATAAAACAATCCTTTTAGTTTTAACCCATAGAGTTATTGATTATCAATGAACAATTTAgaataaattattgtgatttATAAAATCACATGAATATTTATgttagatttataattattttataattcacTCAACTAATATGAGACTTGataattattaacaaaaaaaaacaatttggaCATAGGttcttagattttttattttttagttttaataaatgagTTTGAACATAtggtaaacaaaaaaaaaaaaaaaaagccaattgaGGGCTTCAAGGATGGCCCAAAGCTATGGCCCAAAATTTCTGGATATCATAAATAAAGACCATGATCCAGGAGCCTGCCTTACCCTAAACAAGGCCCCAAGCTCCACCACCTCATGAATAGGTTGAGTTCCATTTATTCGGCATACCGTTGGTACCCACAACTCATTGCCCCAACACAGCTCTTGAAAAATAGGACACTCTGAGCATATCTCCAAAAAaccaatacatttttttttaccacTGGGATTTTAGGTAAAATGGTAAGTTGAATggtgtaaaaaaattttattataaaataaatctggCGTATAATATAAAACcgctttaatttataaatttatttcgaTATTGCGCGTAtttaccttttcttttcttttcttttcttttcttttattttgtatggaggGGGGGTGTTATGGGACTTAACAGCAGATGAatgaaaacaaattatatatatatatatatatataaagagcaaaaGATAAGAATGGCTGAACTGAAACCTGGTGCTATTTCTCCATCCCTACTTCAAACCATAACAGAAACTAATAATGGTAATAATAATGGGCCATACATTGGGCCCATGTAGAAGACACTGGAAAGCTTGGGTTCCTCTGTCAAATCAATCAAGCTATTCCAAAACTCCTCTAGCTTTCTGTAGTGATATCCAGCAACTATGCACTTAGTAGATTATATAACTaaagcttttaaaaaaataaaaataaaaagagcccATCAAACAAGATTCCAATTTCCCAGTTTCTGTTCTCTTTCAATCTATTGTCAACAACATTCTCATTAGGATCTTTTGTTGGAAAATGGGAGGTTGGGCCCTCTTAATGAAGTTTTTGCTCACCCTAAATTACAATGTgctattttttttctaacaaaACTGAACCATATATAATGATGGAtgacataattatttaattaacataAGTAGCTTATGTAAAAAGTGTATCCCACATTTGATGGCAGTGTTTCCATATGATCATGTTGCTGTCATTGaacataattattttcaaaaaatcatttttttttgttataaaatatataatttagttctattatatacagtcacttttacatactatttatatattacactgatgtgattggttaaattaattattttttattaaaaaaatgatacaatcaatcacattaataaaatatataataaatacgtAAAGCGACAGCATATAAAATctttacatattaatttattattaaaaatccaAGCCATATTGTCAGCAACATCTTTATTGGTCAGATTAGAGGATCTATGATTACTCTGCagcaaatataaaatacttttaataatTGGTTCCCTGATCATTAATCATGATTCTAGAACACATGCAATATTCCatgttttaataatttgaaaaattcaattttttttaattatcaataatCCATATATGCTTTTAGGTAAGCCATCAAGAAAGGTGGGGAAGACAATTATttaacttactttttttttttttttccttttaattctctTGACAGTGATATTGAGGACTTCTTTTGCCTGTCGGTCCTTTGGAAATTATGTAAATCTTTCATCACACGAACCTTAGACATGGttcaaagaaaattatttttggaatAAGATCTTGAACTCTTGACCCATAGATGCAAAGTGGCTATATATTAGGTTTTGATTCAGCCATGGAGATTTTGTGGAGAGCTCtttcaagttttagatcaaaaGGACAATTAAGaatataacataaacgtgacAGCTTGGGAACAAGAAGCTCAAAAGTTCCTAATCAAAAGTGAAAGAGAATTACAACTCAAAATCACCCACGTTTTGACCCTAAATAAGAAAATACAGACCAGGAATGTGAAATTAACTAGGAGTAGGAGGCCATGCATGCAGCTATGTCGACCCAAGGAccggggggggggtgggggggaagGTAGAGCCAAAGCTGCAGaagaagccaaaaggaaaagaaagccaAAGGGGAAAGGATGAGGAGGTGTTGAAATCTGGTCCATACAACACAATTAAGGAAGTTTTCTAgagtttttttgtttctttagttGTAAGGACTAAGGAGAGTGGATCATTTTCATACATGCGCATGAAGAATCCAAAAACTGTTCCTACTTGTTGACATAACGCCACTGCGTTGCTTCCAAAGCCCCACTCTCTCTGTGTGCtgcaataatattaatattaaagtCAAGTTCCCCCAAACTTAGCCCTTTGACACTGATGTTCATTGACAGTGACCCGAGAACAAGATGCCTACTGCTGCTTTCCTTCATTACCCGTACTCTGCACCCTCATTTTCTTtcagacaaaaaatattacactTTTTAATTGGCCTGCTTCATTCTGACAATcggtaaaaatttattaatcatgatttaagtatatttttttatatataaatctaatttaaatttaggattttttttttctaaaactatattgtttttataaattattttataaattttattttcctaatttataaatttagcttttgttcaaaagatgattattgaatttatgaaatcttttttaAGGATAAGATGGAATTACCTTTGGAAGTGCATGGGAAATTTCCTTTTGGAGTGAAAAAGAATTCTCAAAAAGAGGTGGATAGCGTGGCACAAACATGGCCACTTTTTTATGAGACAACATAGATGACGAGGGTGCAGTCACTGCCgctgaaataaaataagtttgGAGAGTTAGATCTTAtgagaattaaaataataaaattactgCAAAATAATAATTGGTATATAagtttgtaataaaataatattattttaaatattatttttatttgatgtgtataaatataataaaaaatattattatatttaaagttgtCTATCAATTGTGAATGTGTTGTTACGTTATCACtatcttgaaaatattatttttaaaaaaattataataattagtttaaaaataataatatttgaatgatatttaaaaaaatataacatgagataagatgaaaatcttCGTAAAGTAAGCAGTATTCCTATGTCAATTTTGTTTCCTAGCTTTCTactttcatttattattattattatttgttatccAGTGGACATGTATATCATGATGTCGTTGTTTTCTCATGCCACGATAGAAAGAAATGATATCTACTCCTAGCAATACATGCATCCTTCTAAATAAATGCTCCTCTTCGTAGATCTCAGGCTATAAAGTGAAGTTTATaagatcaaaatatatatacacatatatatatatgataattttttgtaattctcATGTTAAGAGAAAATCTGAATTTACGAGAAAATCCATGCGTTTATGGGAATTCGAATCCCATTCTAACTCACATTTAAAGGAGATAGAGCAACAATATacatacaatatttttataattatattttaaattaaatgtatttttgtagaacgatattatttttacaatttattttacataaatacacctgatttaaaacataattatataaatggttataaaatgattgtatgtgtgtcattttcttatttgacatgtcataattatttatatatatgtaaggcTTATATATGAGTACAAATATAACTATGTGATTCAAGTTCTAATAGATGCACGGATGAGtccactatatattattatattata
This genomic window from Carya illinoinensis cultivar Pawnee chromosome 7, C.illinoinensisPawnee_v1, whole genome shotgun sequence contains:
- the LOC122317371 gene encoding histone H2AX, whose amino-acid sequence is MSSTGAGGGASTKGGRGKPKASKSVSRSHKAGLQFPVGRIARFLKAGKYAERVGAGAPVYLSAVLEYLAAEVLELAGNAARDNKKNRIVPRHIQLAVRNDEELSKLLGSVTIANGGVLPNIHQTLLPKKVGKGKGDIGSASQEF